The Faecalibacterium sp. I3-3-89 sequence CGCCTGTCCGCCCAGCGCGCCGTAGACCAGCGCCTTGCACCGGCCCACCCACGGGGTCTCCACCGGCGCACCGGCGCTCAGCAGGACGACGACATTCGGGTTGACGGCGGCCACTGCGTCCAGAAGCTGCTGCTGGTTCTCGGCCAGCGCCATATCGGCGCGGTCAAGGCCCTCGCTCTCCCGCAGCTCGTCGAGGCCGAGGCAGAGCAGGACGGTGTCGGCCTGCTTTGCGAGGGAGACGGCCTCCTCCTGCTTTTTGGGGTCTGCGGCCCCCTGACGGTCGAAGCCGGAGGCGTAACCCACAAAGGCGATGCCGCGGTCGTCGGCTTTGATGCAGTCCAGCAGAGCATCTACTTGGAGCGCATTGACGGCGCTGGAGCCTGCGCCCTGATAGCGGGGCGTCTGGGCAAAGTCGCCGATGATGGCCAGCTTTTCGCCCGCCTTCAGGGGCAGGATGCCGTCCTCGTTCTTGAGCAGGACGATGCTCTCGGCGGCGGCGCGGCGGGCCAGTGCGTGGTGGGCAGCCGCGTCAAAGGTGCGGGGGGCTTTCTCCACTGCCGCGTGGGTGGAGAGCACCAGCTCCAGCAGCTCGTCGAGGCGGGCGTCGAGGTCGGCCTCGGCGACTTTGCCGTCCTTCACGGCCTTCATCAGCTCCCGGATGGAGTCGCCGCCGGGGCAGGGCATCTCGAGGGTGGAGCCGTTCTTCACGCCGAGGGCGTGGTCGTTGGAGCCGCCCCAGTCGGTGACGACCGCCCCGTCGAAGCCCCAATCCTTCCGCAGGATGTCCTGCAGGAGATGGGCGTTCTCGTTGGCGTAGGTGCCGTTGATGAGGTTGTAGGAGGTCATGATGGTCTTGGGCCGGGCCTCCTTGACCACGATCTCGAAGCCGGTCAGGTACAGCTCCCGCAGGGTGCGCTCGTCCACCACCGAGTCGGAGGCCATCCGGCGCAGCTCCTGACTGTTGACCGCGAAGTGCTTGGGGCAGGCCGCGATGCCTTTTTTCTGGATGCCCCGCACATAGGCCGCAGCCATTTTGCCTGCAAGGATGGGGTCCTCCGAAAAATACTCGAAGTCACGGCCGCAGAGGGGGCTGCGCTGGATGTTCAGGCCGGGGCCGAGGAGGACAGCCACCTCCTGTGCGGCGGCCTCCTCGCCCATCGCCTCGCCCACGGCCTCGCCGAGGGCCTCGTCCCAGCTGCACGCCGTGGCGGAGGAGGTCGGGAAGCAGGTGGCCGGGACGCTGGGGTTCAGGCCCAGATGGTCGGCCGCCCCCGCCTGCTTGCGGACGCCGTTGGGGCCGTCCGACAGGGTAATGGACGGGATGCCCTTGCCGGGCAGGGCACGGGTGGTGAAGACCGTCTCGCCCGAGAGCAGGGCACATTTCTGTTCTAGGTTCAGTTTCCGGATGATGTCAGTGTGCTTCATCGCATTTTCCTCATTGATCCCTGAGCGGGGCAAAGGCCCGCTGTTCGCTGCAGCGGGCCTTTGCCATCGGTTTTGTTCAGGTGCTGCACGGAGAGTGCTTACGTCTTAGACTTCTTCCTCTTCCTTGCGCTTTTTGTAGTTCTTGATGGCGGTGTACTCCAGACCCACGATGAGCAGTGCGGCGACGACGTCTGCACCGATCAGGACGATCTTCCACTTTGCCATACCGGGGTTCAGGTTCTCCTCATCGTAAGCGCGGCTGTTGACCACGGTGTAGAGGATGTTCTTGGCAGCGGTGCGCATGGCCTGCTTGCTGCTGTTGGTCAGGACGGTCACGGTGTTGTAATCGTTGCCCGTGGTGCAGAGCATCAGGTCGCCGCCGTTGCGGACAGCCTGATCGGCGGTCATGTAGCCGTAGACGCCGAAGTAGTCGGTCTCGACGAAGCCGAGGAAGCCCCACTCGCCGCGCAGGACGTTCTGCAGCAGCTCAGAGCAGCCGCCGGCCCAGCGATTGCCGATGTAGTTGAAGGAGGACATGACTGCGTGGCAGTCTGCATCCTTGACCGACATTTCGAAGGGCTTGAGGTAGATCTCACGGATGGCCTGCTCGTTGGACCAGGTGGCCGCCATGCAGTTGCGGTTGCCCTCCTGATCGTTCAGGGCAAAGTGCTTCATGTAAGCGTAGACGCCGTGCTCCTGTGCGCCTGCGATGGCACTTGCGGCCATTTCGCCGGACAGGACGCCATCCTCCGAGTAATACTCGAAGTTGCGGCCGGAGAATGCGGTGCGGTGGATGTTCATGGCCGGGCCGTACCAGCCGGAGGTGTTCATCTCGTTGGCCATCTTGCCGATGCTGTCGCCGAAGTCATGGGCCAGATCCTTGCTCCAGGTCATGCCGATGAGGGTAGCAGCCGGGAAGCCGACCGAGCCGACGCCGGTGAAGTTGTTGTTGATGGAGGCGGGGCCATCGCAGTCGTTGGTGCGCACCTTGCCGACGCTGTCCACCGCTGCGGTCTGATAGCCGCCGAAGCCGATGGTCTGCTGCAGGTCGTCGATGCTCATCTCGTCCAGCAGGTCATCCCACTTGGAGTCGTTGTAATCCACGTCGCGCAGGTCAGCCAGCTTGAGGCCGTTCTTTGCGCCGGTAGTAATGTCCTCTGCGTTGGGGTCCTCGTCCTTCTCGTAGCCGGACTCGGTGTAGGTGAAGCAGTTCTCGAAGCCGGCCTTGACCTCGTCGCTCATCTCGTAAGTGGCAGGAGCGGCAGTGGCTTCATCGTAGTTTGCGAAGCCGTCTGCACGGGACAGATAGGTGATCTCGCCCTCAGCGAAATCGAACTGGTTGGTGGCCACGACCTCATCGCTCCCGCGCTTGTTGGACTCGTTGTAGACGATGTCCGAAGCGAAGGTGCAGGTCTTGGAATCCAGAGCGGTGTGGGAGTCTGCGTTGGTGCTGATGACGTAGTCGCCAGCCTCCAGCACATAGCAGCCGTTGTTCTGGTAATCGTAGGAAGCCAGCTCCTCCACCGGGATGGTGAAGTCGATGGTCTCGCTCTCGCCGGGAGCCAGCTCGTCGGTCTTGGCGAAGTCCAGCAGGTTTGCGGAGGCCTTCTCGATGCCGCCGTTGGTATACGGAGGATCGCTGTAGATCTCGACAACATCCTTGCCGGCAACAGAGCCGGTGTTGGTGACAGTGACGGAGAACTTCAGGTCTGCGCCATCGTTGGTGATGTCGCTCATCTTCTGGGTGAAGGTGGTGTAGCTCAGGCCGTAGCCGAAGGGATAGACCACTTCCTTGTCGTAGTCGATGAGGCCCTCATCGGCAGCCGTCTCATAGAACTTGTAGCCGACGTAGATGCCCTCGACGTAGTTGACGAAGGAGGGAGTGGTGCCCTCGGGATCGAACATACTTGCATTGGAGTTGAACTCGGAAGCGTTGGTGTACTTGAAGTCGCCGAAGTTGTTCCACCACGGAGAGGCGGTCAGGTCGGTGACATAGGTATCTGCGGTGCGGCCGGAGGGGTTGACCTCACCGGCGACCACGCGGCCAAAGCCCTCAAAGCCGGACTGGCCGGTGCCGGGGCAGAGCAGAACGCCCTTGATCTGGGGGTAATCCTTGACCCAGCCCATCTCGAATGCGTTTGCGCCGTTGTAGACGACGATGACGTTGTCGAAGTTGGAAGTGACCAGATCGATCAGCTCTTCCTCGCGGTTGGACAGCTGCAGGAAGTGGTCGCCTGCATCCCAGTCGTTGCCCTCGTTCAGGCTGTCGTCATAAGAGCCGTTGTAATAGCCAGCGCCGCGCTGAGAGCCGCGGTAGTCTGCCACACGGCGGACCCAGCTGCCGTCCACGACAGCAGCCATATCGGTGGGAAGGTCTGCGCCCTCGCCGCCGACGCGGGTGATGACCACCATGGCGGTGTCAGAGTATTCCTTGGCGTTTGCCATCATCTCGTCGGTGTACAGGCTGACATTCGGCTCGGGCAGGGTCCAGTCCTGCTGTGCCATGCCGACGCTGGGACGGGTAGCGCAGTAGTCGGTGTAGAACTTGCTCAGCTCGTCGTTGGTCTCGATGCCCGCATCGTGCAGGCCGGTGAGCAGGTCGGTGACGGGATAGGCGTCGTTCAGTGCGCCGGAGCCGGTGCCGCCGTAGCAGGGGCTGGTGGAGGCCCAGCCAAAGACGTTCAGCTTGGAGCCGGAGGCCACAGGCAGGATGTTGTCATCGTTCTGTGCCAGAACGATGCCCTCCTGCGTGATCTCGTTCACCAGCTCGGTCGCCTCTGCGGAGGTCTCCTCGCTGATGGAGCCTTCACCGGAGACCAGATCCAGCATGGTGGACATGGGGCCGATGCAGATGAGGTTGACAACGATGACCAGTGCCAGCAGAATGGCGACACCAGACTGCGCACGGACCATCTTCTTCTTGGCTTTCGGCAGCTTCTTGGCCGCAAACATCGCAACGAGTGCGACCACGACCACGACGCCGAAGGCGATCAGGTAGTTTTGGATGTTGGAAACTACCTGCATTACATCATCCATATTGACGGACAACATAATTCTTCCTCCTTATTCTGAATTCATATTTCCCGGGCACAGCTCCCGGACCATTGGCATCCATTATAAAGGAATTCAATGAAAATTTACAAAGATTTTCACAATCTGTCATTTCCGAGGCATATTTTGCAGAAGTTTCATTTTGGTTTCAAATTTTATTGTGCTTATCCACAAATACAGGCCCGGTTTTATTGTGCAAAACAGAAAAAACCTCTCCGGCATTGCGAAGCAATGACGGAGAGGTTTTTCTTTATTCCGGGATCGGCAGCAGGATCCGCAGCGTGAACCAGCCGTCGGCCCAGTGAAGGGTCATGGTGCCGTCGTGGTCCTGCGCTGCCGCCTGCACGCCCCGCAGGTCGTAGCCGCCGTGGGTGTTGTGGCGGGGCAGGCCGTCTGCGCCCAGTTCCACGGGCTGGGCGCAGTAATTCTCGAAGCGGAGCATCACACAGCCGCTCTGGTCATAGACGGCCACCCGCAGCAGCCGCTTTTCGGGGTCCGGCTCTGCCGTGACACACTCGATGGCGTTGTCCAGCGGCGCGCCCACGAGGGTGCACAGCTCCCGGGTCGTCAGGAACCCCAGCTTGCTGCCATCGGCCACGCTGGTCATGTTGATGCCCCGCTGCTGGCAGTCCATGCTCTTTGCGGTGAGCAGGGTGTCCAGCACCGGATTGCCGGTCTTGTTCTCGGCCTCATACCGGCGGATGCCGCTTTCCATCCGGGCCAGCGCGGCGTCCTGCTTGGCCCGGTCGCGCTCGGCACGGATGTCTGCGATCTGAATTTTCAACTCATGGTAGCGGCTGTTGATGAGCCGGATGCCCTCTTTGCTCCGCTTGTACTGCTCATACTGGCGGTGGAGCACCTCGTCCATCGCCGCAAGCTCGCTGTGGAGGGCCGCTTCCCGCAGCTGCTCGTGCTGGACGGTCAGGATGAGGACACCGCAGATGTCCACCAGCGTGCGGATGTAGTAGACGCTCATGTCCACCTCGCGGTCGCCCAAGAAGAGCAGGTTGCTCACCGCGAAGACCATCGCCGCCATGACGACGGCCACGAGGGCCGCTTTTCCGCTGATGACGATGCGGCCCTTGGGGCTGGCGTGCTTGTGCTCCAGCAGCCAGATGCAGCCGAAGACCCCGCTGTAGACCACCGCCAGCAGCGCCAGCGACAGGCCATCGGCCCCTCTGCGTTGAGGCCAGAGGAAA is a genomic window containing:
- a CDS encoding glycoside hydrolase family 3 C-terminal domain-containing protein — protein: MKHTDIIRKLNLEQKCALLSGETVFTTRALPGKGIPSITLSDGPNGVRKQAGAADHLGLNPSVPATCFPTSSATACSWDEALGEAVGEAMGEEAAAQEVAVLLGPGLNIQRSPLCGRDFEYFSEDPILAGKMAAAYVRGIQKKGIAACPKHFAVNSQELRRMASDSVVDERTLRELYLTGFEIVVKEARPKTIMTSYNLINGTYANENAHLLQDILRKDWGFDGAVVTDWGGSNDHALGVKNGSTLEMPCPGGDSIRELMKAVKDGKVAEADLDARLDELLELVLSTHAAVEKAPRTFDAAAHHALARRAAAESIVLLKNEDGILPLKAGEKLAIIGDFAQTPRYQGAGSSAVNALQVDALLDCIKADDRGIAFVGYASGFDRQGAADPKKQEEAVSLAKQADTVLLCLGLDELRESEGLDRADMALAENQQQLLDAVAAVNPNVVVLLSAGAPVETPWVGRCKALVYGALGGQAGAGAAADILTGKLCPCGKLSQTWAKAYDDTPAKANFGGEGRNVEYREGLYVGYRYYQTAGVKPAFPFGYGLSYTTFEYSGLKADETGVTLTVTNTGSAAGAEIVQLYVAKPDAKVFRPEQELKGFAKVSLAPGESKTVAIALDDKAFRYWNVKTNAWEVEGGSYQLRVGASSVDIRLTADITVKGTNAPDPYAGLSLTHYVSGQITYVTDTEFEALLGHPIPEDVVRIDRNMTLGEMDHGRSPLGWLAQKVLRSRLDASFAKGKPDLNTVFQYNMPLRALAKMTNGMVSMGMVDGLVWELKGFWLVGIVRVIYEFIKNAILNAQLKKRLRQG
- a CDS encoding glycoside hydrolase family 3 N-terminal domain-containing protein; this translates as MLSVNMDDVMQVVSNIQNYLIAFGVVVVVALVAMFAAKKLPKAKKKMVRAQSGVAILLALVIVVNLICIGPMSTMLDLVSGEGSISEETSAEATELVNEITQEGIVLAQNDDNILPVASGSKLNVFGWASTSPCYGGTGSGALNDAYPVTDLLTGLHDAGIETNDELSKFYTDYCATRPSVGMAQQDWTLPEPNVSLYTDEMMANAKEYSDTAMVVITRVGGEGADLPTDMAAVVDGSWVRRVADYRGSQRGAGYYNGSYDDSLNEGNDWDAGDHFLQLSNREEELIDLVTSNFDNVIVVYNGANAFEMGWVKDYPQIKGVLLCPGTGQSGFEGFGRVVAGEVNPSGRTADTYVTDLTASPWWNNFGDFKYTNASEFNSNASMFDPEGTTPSFVNYVEGIYVGYKFYETAADEGLIDYDKEVVYPFGYGLSYTTFTQKMSDITNDGADLKFSVTVTNTGSVAGKDVVEIYSDPPYTNGGIEKASANLLDFAKTDELAPGESETIDFTIPVEELASYDYQNNGCYVLEAGDYVISTNADSHTALDSKTCTFASDIVYNESNKRGSDEVVATNQFDFAEGEITYLSRADGFANYDEATAAPATYEMSDEVKAGFENCFTYTESGYEKDEDPNAEDITTGAKNGLKLADLRDVDYNDSKWDDLLDEMSIDDLQQTIGFGGYQTAAVDSVGKVRTNDCDGPASINNNFTGVGSVGFPAATLIGMTWSKDLAHDFGDSIGKMANEMNTSGWYGPAMNIHRTAFSGRNFEYYSEDGVLSGEMAASAIAGAQEHGVYAYMKHFALNDQEGNRNCMAATWSNEQAIREIYLKPFEMSVKDADCHAVMSSFNYIGNRWAGGCSELLQNVLRGEWGFLGFVETDYFGVYGYMTADQAVRNGGDLMLCTTGNDYNTVTVLTNSSKQAMRTAAKNILYTVVNSRAYDEENLNPGMAKWKIVLIGADVVAALLIVGLEYTAIKNYKKRKEEEEV
- a CDS encoding GHKL domain-containing protein; protein product: MTALPNIPRLYTALAECLAVGIYALPLGLRFGPKATLAVSAAWALVLCAFLQATGSVPLAWWIPCMAAAVAMQYLYLWLTRTISLLEAGYVCARAFVLAELAASAEWQLHCFLWPQRRGADGLSLALLAVVYSGVFGCIWLLEHKHASPKGRIVISGKAALVAVVMAAMVFAVSNLLFLGDREVDMSVYYIRTLVDICGVLILTVQHEQLREAALHSELAAMDEVLHRQYEQYKRSKEGIRLINSRYHELKIQIADIRAERDRAKQDAALARMESGIRRYEAENKTGNPVLDTLLTAKSMDCQQRGINMTSVADGSKLGFLTTRELCTLVGAPLDNAIECVTAEPDPEKRLLRVAVYDQSGCVMLRFENYCAQPVELGADGLPRHNTHGGYDLRGVQAAAQDHDGTMTLHWADGWFTLRILLPIPE